From a region of the Phragmites australis chromosome 21, lpPhrAust1.1, whole genome shotgun sequence genome:
- the LOC133903426 gene encoding peptide methionine sulfoxide reductase A4, chloroplastic-like yields the protein MPPLLTLPASSPLLLASRLGALRPGGPRHHHRSAAVRFLAPRRKTRPDPGPAMSWLGKLGLGGLGGSPRASEASAALAQGPDEDQPAPGNEFAQFGAGCFWGVELAFQRVPGVTRTESGYSQGNLHDPAYEDVCTGATSHNEVVRVQYDPAACKYDDLLDVFWARHDPTTPNRQGNDVGTQYRSGIYYYTPEQEKAVRESLEKQQKLLNRTIVTEILPAKRFYRAEEYHQQYLAKGGRFGFRQSAEKGCNDPIRCYG from the exons ATGCCTCCGCTCCTCACCTTACCtgcctcctcccctctcctcctcgccTCTCGCCTCGGCGCCCTCCGCCCCGGAGGACCACGACACCACCACCGCTCCGCCGCTGTCCGCTTCCTCGCGCCGCGCAGGAAGACCCGACCAGACCCGGGCCCGGCGATGAGCTGGCTGGGGAAGCTGGGCCTGGGCGGGCTGGGCGGCAGCCCGCGCGCGTCGGAGGCTTCGGCGGCGCTGGCGCAGGGGCCCGACGAGGACCAGCCGGCGCCGGGGAACGAGTTCGCGCAGTTCGGGGCCGGCTGCTTCTGGGGCGTGGAGCTCGCGTTCCAGCGAGTCCCCGGGGTGACGCGCACCGAGTCGGGCTACAGCCAGGGCAACCTCCACGACCCGGCCTACGAGGACGTCTGCACCGGCGCCACCAGCCACAACGAGGTCGTCCGGGTGCAGTACGACCCCGCCGCCTGCAAGTACGACGACCTCCTCGACgttttctgggcacgccacgACCCCACCACCCCCAACCGTCAG GGCAACGACGTTGGGACGCAGTACAGGTCAGGGATCTACTACTACACCCCGGAGCAGGAGAAGGCGGTGAGAGAATCCCTGGAGAAGCAGCAGAAGCTTCTGAACCGGACGATCGTCACCGAAATCCTCCCGGCGAAGAGGTTCTACAGGGCAGAGGAGTACCACCAGCAATACCTTGCAAAGGGCGGCCGCTTCGGCTTCAGGCAGTCGGCAGAGAAGGGTTGCAACGACCCCATCCGTTGCTACGGCTGA